A window from Mesorhizobium sp. WSM2240 encodes these proteins:
- a CDS encoding TetR/AcrR family transcriptional regulator has protein sequence MNDKPANGRAGWKQDPAGVRKNILAVAMAEFAANGLSGARIDEIAAKTSTSKRMIYYYFGDKEGLYGQVLEEAYRQVRTGEQELELDHLPPVEALKLLAEFTFDHHSRHPDFIRLVMIENIHDGAYLEQSELIRLLNAGAIQKLEAICRRGRDAGLFRDDVAPLELHWHISALSFFNVSNRATFSRIFGNALFSPKGQQTLKEHLVEMVISLALKRDRRSRR, from the coding sequence ATGAACGACAAACCGGCCAACGGCCGCGCCGGCTGGAAGCAGGATCCGGCGGGGGTGCGCAAGAACATTCTCGCTGTGGCGATGGCGGAGTTCGCAGCCAACGGGCTTTCGGGCGCGCGCATAGACGAGATCGCGGCAAAGACGAGCACGTCGAAGCGCATGATCTACTACTATTTCGGCGACAAGGAGGGTCTATACGGCCAGGTTCTCGAGGAAGCCTACCGGCAAGTCAGAACCGGCGAGCAAGAGCTCGAGCTCGACCATTTGCCGCCGGTCGAGGCACTGAAGCTGCTCGCCGAATTCACCTTCGACCACCACAGCCGCCATCCGGATTTCATCCGGCTTGTCATGATCGAGAACATCCATGACGGGGCATATCTGGAACAATCCGAACTGATCCGTCTGCTCAACGCCGGCGCCATCCAGAAACTGGAAGCAATCTGCCGGCGCGGACGAGATGCCGGCCTTTTCCGAGACGATGTCGCTCCGCTGGAACTGCACTGGCACATCAGCGCCCTTAGCTTTTTCAACGTCTCCAACCGGGCCACTTTCTCCCGGATATTCGGCAACGCGCTGTTCAGCCCCAAAGGCCAGCAGACTTTGAAGGAACATTTGGTGGAAATGGTCATCAGTCTTGCGTTGAAGCGAGACCGGCGATCACGACGCTAG